Proteins encoded together in one Hevea brasiliensis isolate MT/VB/25A 57/8 chromosome 16, ASM3005281v1, whole genome shotgun sequence window:
- the LOC110636797 gene encoding disease resistance protein RPV1 yields MVSTSSFTLPSTTIFDVFLSFRGPDTRENFTSHLYKALVYENINNFMDKDLERGKEIEPSLLKAIEESEISVIVFSKGYASSPWCLDELVKILECRKTMGRLVLPIFYRVDPSDIEAQTGIFGDGFRVNEEQHKESMYKVHRWRSALKEAASISGWDSMEYRPESTLVEVVAKAVKENLSRLSHMSSVDSDGFVGIESSIEQIQSLLCTESEEVRFVGIWGMGGIGKSTCAEILYHRISYKFNGCCFLANVRETLRKADSISLLKTILSKVLEDRDIDIETPSVLPASIVHKLRRKKVLIVLDDVNEDSLVVNGNWFGPGSRIIMTSRDLQVFKTKVDERYIHEVLQLSHYDALQLLSLNAFKQKLPPLDYMELSERVLQYAQGLPLALKVLGSHLYKRSQKEWKSALNKLKQFPDSNIQKILKISYDELEKSEKDIFLDIACFLKGKNKDQVENFLVDCYDLAVNWGIIRLADKCLITIVHNKLEMHDLIQEMGRNIARQEGSRLLNAKDIGHLLTTNKGKSRVKGISFNISKMGKMHLDQAAFSGMDNLKYLKVYRSWGNYEDAYFILDSNYLRYLPNELRLLYWEEYPCELLPSTYVAENLVELNLPSSKIKRLWSGDQFPKKLKYLDLFRCEQLIELPNLSSATNIKSINLVSCKSLIEIPLSIQHARSLTSLDLDGCKNLKSVPSLTQLEYLEYLSLCWCSNLKKVPEIPRGMKEVYLNESGIEELPSSMECLYSLVQLGVGECDRLKSLPGSIRELKCLRWLDLSGCFELVEIPDDLVFLSSLEKLNLDNCKRLQGLPELPCRLETLRAGNCTLMKTTASTSYINIPKDSGRKNYEFNYSNCVNLDQNASCNIIGDARLRIEQIATTFKERAEHFCNGVEFFVGLPGREIPKWFSCESPGSSIDTTFPFGCFNAMFLGFAFSAVLSFEVPVIVTKILLNCKCNFKNVKGGDRDFSIIEYLPPVTVLESDHLFLWYNHYPCSDDLYNELVQNCYNVNEASFTFTAELLNYNFDLLECEKYKLKMKSCGVKLIYAKGTEQMQS; encoded by the exons ATGGTTTCTACTTCATCTTTCACCTTACCCTCTACGACCATCTTTGATGTTTTCCTTAGCTTTAGAGGTCCTGATACCCGAGAAAATTTTACCAGCCATCTTTATAAAGCTTTGGTTTATGAAAATATCAACAATTTCATGGACAAAGATCTTGAAAGAGGAAAAGAGATAGAACCATCCCTCTTAAAAGCGATCGAAGAATCTGAAATTTCAGTGATTGTTTTCTCAAAAGGTTATGCTTCTTCTCCATGGTGTTTGGATGAACTCGTGAAGATTCTTGAGTGCAGGAAAACAATGGGGCGGTTAGTTTTGCCCATTTTCTACCGAGTTGATCCATCTGATATTGAAGCACAGACTGGGATCTTCGGAGATGGATTTCGGGTGAATGAAGAACAGCACAAAGAGAGCATGTACAAGGTGCATAGGTGGAGAAGTGCTTTGAAAGAGGCAGCCTCGATTTCCGGGTGGGATTCGATGGAATACAG GCCTGAATCCACGTTAGTTGAGGTAGTTGCTAAAgctgttaaagaaaatttaagcAGATTGTCCCACATGTCCTCAGTTGATTCCGACGGCTTTGTTGGAATTGAATCATCCATTGAACAAATTCAGTCTCTATTATGCACTGAATCAGAAGAAGTTCGCTTTGTAGGAATTTGGGGGATGGGAGGCATTGGCAAATCAACCTGTGCTGAAATTTTATACCATCGCATCTCCTATAAATTTAATGGTTGTTGCTTTCTTGCGAATGTTAGAGAAACGTTAAGGAAAGCTGATTCAATCTCTTTGCTGAAGACCATCCTTTCTAAAGTTCTAGAGGATCGAGATATAGATATTGAAACTCCCAGTGTATTACCTGCTTCAATTGTGCACAAGCTTCGAAGGAAGAAGGTTCTGATAGTTCTTGATGACGTCAATGAGGACAGCCTTGTTGTTAATGGGAATTGGTTTGGTCCTGGAAGTAGGATCATCATGACAAGCAGAGATCTGCAAGTGTTTAAGACCAAAGTTGATGAACGATATATACATGAGGTTCTACAATTATCTCACTATGATGCTCTTCAGTTACTCAGTTTGAATGCTTTCAAGCAAAAACTTCCCCCTTTAGATTATATGGAATTGTCTGAAAGGGTGCTACAATATGCTCAAGGTCTTCCATTAGCGCTCAAAGTTTTAGGTTCTCATCTATATAAAAGGTCTCAGAAAGAATGGAAAAGTGCATTGAATAAACTAAAACAATTTCCTGACTCAAATATTCAGAAAATATTGAAAATAAGCTATGATGAATTGGAAAAAAGTGAGAAGGATATATTTCTAGATATTGCATGTTTCTTAAAAGGTAAAAACAAAGATCAGGTGGAAAATTTTTTAGTTGATTGTTATGATCTTGCTGTAAATTGGGGAATTATTCGTTTGGCAGATAAGTGTCTGATAACCATTGTGCATAATAAACTagaaatgcatgatttgatacaAGAAATGGGTCGAAATATTGCTCGACAAGAAGGTAGCAGATTACTGAATGCTAAAGACATTGGGCATTTGTTGACGACAAATAAG GGAAAGAGCAGAGTCAAAGGCATATCTTTTAATATTTCTAAAATGGGAAAGATGCACTTAGATCAGGCAGCCTTCTCAGGAATGGACAATTTAAAATACCTCAAAGTTTACAGGTCTTGGGGTAATTATGAGGACGCATACTTCATACTTGACTCAAATTATCTGCGGTATCTTCCAAACGAGTTGAGGTTACTTTATTGGGAAGAATATCCTTGCGAGCTTTTGCCATCAACCTATGTCGCGGAGAACCTTGTTGAGCTTAATTTGCCGAGTAGTAAAATTAAACGGCTTTGGAGTGGAGATCAG TTCCCTAAAAAGTTGAAATATCTCGATCTTTTTAGATGTGAACAATTGATTGAACTCCCAAATCTATCATCGGCTACAAATATCAAGAGCATAAATCTTGTAAGCTGTAAGAGTTTGATTGAGATTCCCCTGTCGATTCAGCATGCCCGCAGTCTCACTTCTCTCGATCTTGATGGCTGTAAAAATCTGAAGAGTGTTCCAAGCCTCACTCAACTAGAATATCTTGAGTATCTTAGTCTCTGTTGGTGCTCAAATTTAAAAAAGGTTCCAGAGATTCCAAGGGGCATGAAAGAGGTATACTTAAATGAGTCTGGAATAGAAGAATTGCCCTCATCAATGGAATGTCTCTATTCTCTTGTTCAGTTGGGCGTGGGGGAATGTGACCGGCTAAAGAGCCTCCCAGGCAGCATTCGTGAGTTGAAATGCCTTCGATGGCTTGACCTTAGTGGCTGCTTTGAACTTGTGGAAATTCCCGATGACCTTGTCTTTTTATCATCATTAGAAAAGTTGAATCTAGACAACTGCAAAAGACTTCAAGGTTTGCCTGAGCTTCCATGTCGATTAGAGACGCTCCGAGCAGgaaattgtacattgatgaaaacaaCAGCATCAACTTCATATATTAATATACCCAAAGATTCAGGGAGAAAAAACTATGAATTCAACTATAGTAATTGCGTAAATTTGGACCAGAATGCAAGTTGCAACATTATAGGAGATGCACGACTAAGGATTGAACAAATTGCCACT ACTTTCAAGGAGAGGGCGGAACATTTTTGtaatggagttgaattttttgTTGGTTTACCAGGAAGAGAAATTCCAAAGTGGTTCAGCTGTGAAAGCCCAGGATCTTCAATAGACACCACGTTCCCTTTTGGTTGCTTTAATGCCATGTTCCTGGGATTTGCCTTTTCTGCTGTTCTGAGTTTCGAGGTTCCTGTTATCGTTACAAAGATATTATTGAATTGTAAATGCAATTTCAAAAATGTTAAAGGTGGCGACAGGGATTTCTCCATTATTGAATATTTGCCTCCCGTGACCGTCCTTGAATCAGATCACCTGTTCCTTTGGTACAATCACTACCCCTGTTCAGATGATCTATATAATGAGCTTGTACAAAACTGTTACAATGTCAACGAGGCCTCATTTACGTTCACAGCAGAGTTGTTGAACTACAATTTTGATCTGCTCGAGTGCGAGAAATACAAATTAAAGATGAAAAGTTGTGGAGTCAAGCTGATATATGCCAAAGGAACTGAACAAATGCAATCCTAG